The following are encoded together in the Glycine max cultivar Williams 82 chromosome 8, Glycine_max_v4.0, whole genome shotgun sequence genome:
- the LOC100807983 gene encoding pentatricopeptide repeat-containing protein At1g79080, chloroplastic, whose amino-acid sequence MASLLNTVSPAANLSPKTKRPTCGGFLHSQFPNLRTFSLNKGFSRVSASTQIAISPKDTIFNLPNWRVGRNDQKGKELRIYDAFLHLEYLVGKGQKPEVNQATQLLYDLCKFNKARKAVRVMEMMVGSGIIPDAASYTHLVNFLCKRGNVGYAIQLVEKMEGHGFPTNTVTYNTLVKGLCMHGNLNQSLQLLDRLTKKGLIPNAFTYSFLLEAAYKERGVDEAMKLLDDIIAKGGEPNLVSYNVLLTGLCKEGRTEEAIKLFQELPVKGFSPSVVSFNILLRSLCYEGRWEEANELLAEMDKEDQPPSVVTYNILITSLSLNGRTEQAFKVLDEMTRSGFKASATSYNPIIARLCKEGKVDLVLKCLDQMIHRRCHPNEGTYSAISMLSEQGKVQEAFFIIQSLGSKQNFPMHDFYKNLIASLCRKGNTYPAFQMLYEMTKYGFTPDSYTYSSLIRGMCREGMLDEALKIFRILEENDHRPDIDNYNALILGFCKAQRTDLSIEIFLMMVNKGCVPNENTYTILVEGLAFEEETDIAADLMKELYLKKVLSQSTVERLCMQYDIKELIATGQ is encoded by the coding sequence ATGGCTTCACTTCTGAATACGGTGTCACCAGCCGCAAATTTGTCCCCCAAAACAAAACGACCCACTTGTGGCGGTTTTTTGCACTCCCAGTTTCCAAATCTCCGCACTTTTTCCCTCAACAAGGGTTTTTCTAGGGTTTCGGCATCGACCCAGATTGCCATATCCCCAAAAGATACCATTTTTAATCTCCCCAATTGGAGGGTTGGGAGGAATGACCAAAAGGGTAAAGAGCTGAGGATCTATGATGCCTTTCTCCATTTGGAGTATTTGGTGGGTAAGGGCCAAAAGCCTGAGGTAAATCAAGCAACTCAGCTTTTGTATGATCTTTGCAAATTCAACAAGGCTAGAAAAGCTGTTAGggtgatggagatgatggtggGTTCAGGTATTATACCTGATGCAGCCTCTTACACTCACTTGGTCAATTTTCTGTGCAAGAGGGGCAATGTTGGGTATGCAATTCAGCTGGTTGAGAAGATGGAGGGGCATGGCTTTCCAACTAACACTGTTACCTATAACACTCTTGTTAAAGGGCTTTGCATGCATGGGAATTTAAACCAGAGCTTGCAGCTTTTGGATAGGTTGACGAAGAAGGGGCTCATCCCAAACGCATTCACGTATTCATTCCTTCTTGAAGCGGCATATAAGGAGAGGGGAGTGGATGAGGCCATGAAGCTTCTGGATGATATAATTGCCAAGGGTGGGGAGCCTAATTTGGTTAGTTACAATGTGTTGTTAACTGGGTTGTGCAAGGAAGGGAGAACCGAAGAGGCTATTAAGCTTTTCCAGGAATTGCCTGTGAAAGGGTTCAGTCCTAGTGTTGTGAGTTTTAACATTTTGCTGAGGAGTTTGTGCTATGAAGGGCGGTGGGAGGAAGCGAATGAGCTTCTGGCGGAGATGGATAAAGAGGACCAGCCTCCCTCAGTGGTCACTTACAACATATTGATTACTTCGCTTTCGCTTAATGGAAGAACAGAACAAGCTTTCAAGGTTTTGGATGAAATGACAAGGAGCGGGTTCAAGGCGAGTGCTACTAGCTATAATCCGATCATTGCCCGCCTCTGCAAGGAAGGGAAGGTGGATCTTGTTCTCAAGTGTCTAGACCAAATGATTCACCGACGCTGTCATCCTAATGAAGGAACATACAGTGCTATCTCAATGCTGAGTGAGCAAGGTAAGGTGCAGGAGGCTTTCTTTATTATTCAAAGCTTGGGTAGTAAACAAAACTTCCCTATGCATGATTTTTACAAGAATTTGATTGCAAGCCTGTGTAGGAAAGGGAACACATATCCAGCCTTTCAGATGTTATATGAAATGACAAAGTATGGATTCACTCCAGATTCTTACACTTATTCATCTCTTATAAGAGGAATGTGTAGGGAGGGAATGCTAGATGAGGCTCTTAAGATATTCaggattttggaagaaaatgacCACAGGCCCGATATTGATAACTACAATGCACTTATACTTGGTTTTTGCAAAGCTCAGAGAACAGACTTGTCAATAGAGATATTTCTGATGATGGTTAACAAAGGATGTGTGCCTAATGAGAATACCTATACCATTCTTGTGGAAGGGCTTGCTTTTGAAGAGGAGACAGATATAGCAGCTGATCTGATGAAAGAGTTATATTTGAAAAAGGTTCTGAGCCAAAGTACTGTTGAAAGGCTTTGCATGCAATACGACATCAAGGAATTAATAGCAACAGGGCAGTGA
- the LOC100813525 gene encoding protein FAR1-RELATED SEQUENCE 6: MEGESVSSSSKSQNDVIEKMSLNEGMEDGNGEAPEHGLQKLVQFNEEVEEPKVGMTFPSEQEIFNYYTNFAQHKGFEVYRRTSKMEEDGKKYFTLACVCSRRSENKRSHLLNPYLVTKTQCKARINACLCLDGKIRVLSVALDHNHELCPGKARLIKYTKKSKPQRKRKHDLSNLAGINGDGSIQSPGVEAGEHGSLGFFDKNRRIFIQKASSLRFESGDAEAIQSYFVRMQKINSSFYYVMDLDDDCRLRNVFWADARSKAANEYFGDVVTFDTTYLTNKYNIPLALFLGVNHHGQSVLLGIALLSNEDAETFTWLFQTWLACMSTGHAPIAIITREDRAIKTAIEIVFPKARQRWCLSHIMKRVSEKLRGYPRYESIKTDFDGAVYDSFSKDDFNESWKKLIYSHNLHDNEWLNSLYNERHRWVPVYVKDTFWAGMSTIDRNESVHAFFDGYVCSKTSLKQFFKQFDNAMKDKVEKECLADFNSFNNLIPCRSHFGIEYQFQKVYTNGKFKEFQEEVACIMYCNAAFEKKEGLVSAYSVVESKKIQEAIKYVTFNVQFNEEDFEVQCECHLFEFKGILCRHILSLLKLIRKTESVPSKYVFSHWRKDLKRKHTLVRSSYGDLIANPEAERLDKMCNAFQEVACMGVNTDVDFKKVMKWIDDLKVELSCKKTSTGITETLPIASNMS; this comes from the coding sequence ATGGAAGGAGAAAGTGTTTCAAGTTCAAGTAAGTCACAAAATGATGTCATAGAGAAAATGTCTCTCAATGAGGGCATGGAGGATGGGAATGGGGAAGCGCCAGAGCACGGTCTCCAAAAGTTGGTACAATTTAATGAGGAAGTTGAAGAACCTAAAGTTGGGATGACTTTCCCTTCTGAGCAGGAGATTTTCAATTATTACACTAATTTTGCTCAGCATAAGGGTTTTGAAGTGTATAGAAGAACTTCGAAAATGGAAGAAGATGGGAAGAAATATTTTACACTTGCTTGCGTTTGTTCTAGGAGGTCAGAAAACAAGCGAAGCCATCTTCTGAATCCATATCTTGTTACAAAAACCCAGTGTAAGGCAAGAATTAATGCGTGTTTATGTCTGGATGGAAAGATCAGAGTTTTAAGTGTTGCGCTTGATCATAATCATGAGCTGTGTCCAGGCAAAGCACGGCTTattaaatatactaaaaaatctAAGCctcaaagaaaaaggaaacatgATCTTAGCAATCTGGCTGGGATCAATGGGGATGGAAGTATTCAATCTCCAGGTGTGGAAGCTGGAGAACATGGAAGCCTAggattttttgataaaaatcgTAGGATCTTCATTCAGAAAGCTAGTAGCCTAAGATTTGAGAGTGGAGATGCTGAAGCAATTCAAAGCTATTTTGTTCGaatgcaaaagataaatagtagCTTCTATTATGTGATGGACTTGGATGATGACTGCCGACTAAGAAATGTTTTTTGGGCAGATGCAAGAAGTAAGGCTGCAAATGAGTATTTTGGAGATGTTGTAACTTTTGACACCACATATTTAACAAACAAGTATAACATTCCTCTTGCTCTTTTTCTAGGAGTGAATCACCATGGACAATCAGTATTACTTGGTATTGCTTTGTTGTCAAATGAAGATGCTGAAACTTTTACATGGTTATTTCAGACATGGCTGGCATGCATGTCTACTGGACATGCGCCAATTGCCATCATCACAAGGGAAGATAGAGCAATAAAAACTGCAATTGAGATTGTATTCCCAAAAGCTCGTCAGCGGTGGTGTTTGTCGCACATAATGAAAAGGGTATCTGAAAAGTTGAGAGGATATCCTCGGTATGAGTCAATCAAAACAGATTTTGATGGTGCTGTATATGATTCTTTTAGTAAAGATGATTTCAATGAGAGttggaaaaaattaatttatagtcATAACCTTCATGACAATGAATGGTTGAATAGCCTGTATAATGAGCGCCACCGATGGGTTCCTGTGTATGTCAAAGACACATTTTGGGCTGGAATGTCTACAATAGATAGAAATGAAAGTGTGCATGCATTTTTTGACGGATATGTTTGCTCAAAAACAAGTTTAAAGCAGTTTTTTAAGCAGTTTGACAATgctatgaaagataaagttgAAAAAGAGTGCTTAGCAGATTTTAATtcctttaataatttaattcctTGTAGAAGCCATTTTGGTATTGAGTACCAATTTCAAAAAGTTTATACCAATGGGAAATTCAAAGAGTTTCAAGAAGAGGTAGCCTGTATCATGTATTGCAATGCTGCCTTTGAGAAGAAAGAAGGCTTGGTTTCAGCATATTCTGTTGTGGAGAGTAAAAAGATTCAAGAAGCAATCAAATATGTAACTTTCAATGTACaatttaatgaagaagattttgaAGTGCAATGTGAATGTCATTTGTTTGAGTTTAAAGGTATTTTATGCAGACATATCCTCTCTTTGCTCAAGCTCATAAGGAAAACAGAGTCAGTGCCATCTAAGTATGTTTTCTCGCATTGGAGGAAAGATTTGAAGCGGAAACACACATTAGTCAGAAGTAGTTATGGTGATTTAATTGCTAATCCTGAAGCAGAACGACTTGATAAGATGTGCAATGCTTTTCAGGAAGTTGCTTGTATGGGGGTAAATACTGATGTTGATTTCAAGAAAGTGATGAAATGGATTGATGACTTAAAAGTTGAATTAAGTTGTAAAAAGACTTCTACTGGAATAACTGAAACACTCCCTATTGCATCAAACATGTCATGA
- the PM28 gene encoding seed maturation protein PM28, translating into MAKSKEDITYATSQARLSEDEAVRVAYEHGSPLEGGKIADSQPVDLFSSAHNMPKSGQTTMDSNTSDQSQMQRDTQEGGSKEFTTGAPG; encoded by the coding sequence ATGGCGAAGAGCAAGGAAGACATAACCTATGCAACATCACAAGCAAGGCTTTCAGAAGATGAAGCAGTGAGAGTGGCCTACGAGCATGGCTCACCCCTTGAAGGAGGAAAGATTGCTGACTCTCAACCAGTTGACTTGTTTTCAAGTGCACACAATATGCCAAAGAGTGGCCAAACAACAATGGATTCAAACACTAGTGATCAATCTCAGATGCAACGTGATACACAAGAAGGGGGTTCTAAAGAATTCACCACTGGAGCTCCTGGATAG
- the LOC100809048 gene encoding sm-like protein LSM8 — translation MSAGPGLESLVDQTISVITNDGRNIVGVLKGFDQATNIILDESHERVYSTKEGVQQLVLGLYIIRGDNISVVGELDEELDSSLDLSKLRAHPLKPVIH, via the exons ATGTCAGCTGGGCCTGGACTTGAATCTCTAGTAGATC AGACAATTTCAGTCATTACAAATGATGGACGAAATATAGTG GGAGTCCTGAAAGGTTTTGACCAGGCAACAAATATTATTCTTGATGAGTCCCATGAACGGGTTTATTCTACAAAG GAAGGTGTGCAACAACTTGTTCTTGGTTTGTACATCATCAGGGGTGACAATAT AAGTGTTGTTGGTGAACTGGATGAAGAACTAGATTCTAGTCTGGATTTGTCAAAACTCAGAGCTCATCCTTTGAAACCTGTTATCCATTGA
- the LOC100527746 gene encoding uncharacterized protein isoform X1: MNNSSQSQHHFLPRTELNQTTMEAEENDSVVVESTEPSSSHGSDGDDQLRQSSDVLAKGLSSMLSSVINDFDFRAQQTLQSQNHLSSAIDRLTGELDQLLEDAPLPFIMQHAAKISSVRKRVSSLNSLLKSIQGRIDNIDRMLSFGTTHEKNNH; the protein is encoded by the exons ATGAACAATTCTTCTCAGTCACAGCATCACTTCCTTCCGCGCACCGAACTGAACCAAACGACAATGGAAGCAGAGGAAAACGACAGCGTCGTAGTCGAATCGACGGAGCCTTCGAGTTCCCACGGTTCCGACGGCGACGATCAACTCCGGCAGAGCTCCGACGTGTTGGCGAAAGGCTTGTCTTCGATGCTCTCTTCGGTTATTAACGATTTCGATTTCAGAGCTCAGCAAACTCTCCAAAGCCAGAACCATCTCTCTTCCGCCATCGATCGTCTCACCGGAG AACTTGATCAGTTACTTGAAGATGCACCTTTGCCATTCATAATGCAGCATGCTGCCAAGATTTCTAGTGTTAGGAAAAGAGTTTCATCACTGAATTCACTTCTAAAATCCATACAAGGGCGGATTGATAATATAGATCGTATGCTGTCTTTTGGCACCACTCATG AGAAAAACAACCACTGA
- the LOC100527746 gene encoding uncharacterized protein LOC100527746 (The RefSeq protein has 1 substitution compared to this genomic sequence), whose product MNNSSQSQHHFLPRTELNQTTMEAEENDSVVVESTEPSSSHGSDGDDQLRQSSDVLAKGLSSMLSSVINDFDFRAQQTLQSQNHLSSAIDLLTGELDQLLEDAPLPFIMQHAAKISSVRKRVSSLNSLLKSIQGRIDNIDRMLSFGTTHGIEKNNH is encoded by the exons ATGAACAATTCTTCTCAGTCACAGCATCACTTCCTTCCGCGCACCGAACTGAACCAAACGACAATGGAAGCAGAGGAAAACGACAGCGTCGTAGTCGAATCGACGGAGCCTTCGAGTTCCCACGGTTCCGACGGCGACGATCAACTCCGGCAGAGCTCCGACGTGTTGGCGAAAGGCTTGTCTTCGATGCTCTCTTCGGTTATTAACGATTTCGATTTCAGAGCTCAGCAAACTCTCCAAAGCCAGAACCATCTCTCTTCCGCCATCGATCGTCTCACCGGAG AACTTGATCAGTTACTTGAAGATGCACCTTTGCCATTCATAATGCAGCATGCTGCCAAGATTTCTAGTGTTAGGAAAAGAGTTTCATCACTGAATTCACTTCTAAAATCCATACAAGGGCGGATTGATAATATAGATCGTATGCTGTCTTTTGGCACCACTCATGGTATAG AGAAAAACAACCACTGA